One part of the Mytilus trossulus isolate FHL-02 chromosome 11, PNRI_Mtr1.1.1.hap1, whole genome shotgun sequence genome encodes these proteins:
- the LOC134689756 gene encoding visual pigment-like receptor peropsin: MINSSQNESEGTLNLTSAEQGSRHESWINLVVGCILLITTSISLFTNGTVLYVFFTRPQYVLTRINSYMAVVCLLAFIMASLGYPMVVSSSFAGYWLFGETGCVYYGFLTTCCGLCTMFILTLISVDQYISVVHRKFNEQSINSFSIIAISGSLLMSLVLAVGPLVGWNKYVLEGIGTTCSMDLENADVLYRSYLVTLLFVAFFLPVSGMMFCYWKIFSKVSETRRHLFDVYRNISISAISVNRHKNMNLEGTLALTIVYIVAAFLLCWSPYAITMIWSIMSTTALPPLVTSIPSLVTKIGSCFTPLIYLRRDLKMRKEVMDTFPCLQSEAEKVTPNRIEIIRASCISTVEVNTVQS; encoded by the exons ATGATTAACTCTTCCCAGAACGAATCAGAAGGGACACTGAACTTGACATCAGCTGAACAAGGATCTCGGCACGAATCATGGATCAATTTAGTTGTTGGGTGTATTCTATTAATAACTACGTCAATATCCTTGTTTACAAATGGCACTGTCTTGTATGTTTTCTTTACCAGGCCACAATATGTACTGACTAGAATAAATTCGTATATGGCTGTAGTCTGCCTTTTAGCTTTTATAATGGCATCTCTAGGATATCCTATGGTGGTCTCGTCCAGTTTTGCAGGATACTGGCTGTTTGGCGAGACTGGTTGCGTCTATTATGGCTTTTTAACGACTTGCTGTGGCTTGTGCACGATGTTTATCCTAACATTAATATCCGTGGACCAGTATATTTCAGTAGTGCACCGTAAATTTAATGAACAATCCATTAACTCATTCAGCATCATCGCCATCTCAGGGAGTCTACTTATGTCATTGGTTCTAGCTGTTGGTCCCCTAGTTGGGTGGAACAAATATGTGCTAGAAGGAATAGGAACTACCTGTTCTATGGATTTAGAAAACGCAGATGTTTTGTACCGATCGTATTTAGTAACATTGCTGTTCGTCGCATTTTTTCTTCCAGTTTCTGGTATGATGTTTTGTTactggaaaatattttcaaag GTTTCAGAGACTCGAAGACATCTTTTTGATGTTTACAGAAACATCAGCATATCTGCAATATCAGTGAATAGACATAAGAATATGAACCTGGAAGGAACACTAGCTCTTACGATAGTGTATATTGTGG CTGCTTTCCTGTTATGCTGGTCGCCCTATGCAATAACCATGATTTGGTCAATAATGAGTACGACTGCCCTACCACCTTTAGTGACTTCAATTCCATCATTAGTGACAAAGATTGGAAGTTGTTTTACGCCATTGATTTATCTGAGGCGAGATCTGAAAATGAGAAAAGAAGTCATGGATACATTTCCGTGTCTGCAATCTGAAGCTGAGAAAGTTACACCAAATCGTATAGAAATAATCCGTGCATCTTGTATATCTACGGTAGAAGTCAATACGGTGCAGTCGTGA